The following DNA comes from bacterium.
CGACCGGGCGGGGCGGACGAAGTGCACCTTGCCGATGCTGTGGCCGGCCCACTTCTCCCCCACCGCGCCCCGCACGATGTCAGCCAGCTCGTCGTCGCCGGCACCGCTGCGCAGCGGGCCGCGCAGGTCGTACTCCTTCAGACCGAAGAGGCAGTTGCGGAACTGGCCGTCGGCGGTCAGGCGGATGCGGTCACAGGACCCGCAGAACGACCGGGTCACGCTGGCGACGACGCCGAAGAACCCCTGCCCGTCGAGGTAGCGGAAGCGGCTGGCGGGCTCGGAGCCCTGCCGGTGCGCCTCGAACGGGTGCACCGCGCCGATGCGCTCGGTGATCTCCGCGAGCGAGACGACCGAGCCGGCGCGCCACCCCTCCTCGGCGTCCAGCGGCATGTACTCGATGAAACGCACCTCGACGCCCTTGCGGCGCCCGTACCCGGCGAAGTCCAGGATCTCGTCGTCGTTCTGGCCGCGCATGACGACGACGTTGACCTTCACCGGGTCGAGCCCGGCGGCCAGGGCGGCGTCCACGCCGTCGAGCACCCGGTGCAGATCGTCGCGCAGGGTCAGCTCGCGGAACCGCTCGGCGCGCAGCGAGTCCAGGGAGATGTTGATCCGGCGCAGGCCGGCGGCGGCCAGATCCTCGGCGAGCAGACCCAGCGTGGCGCCATTGGTCGTGAGGGCCAGATCGGTCCCCAGCGGTGTCAGCATCGCCACCAGGTCCGCCAGGCGAGCCCGCACCGTGGGCTCGCCGCCGGTGAGGCGGATGCTGTGCACCCCGAAGCGCTCGACGAGCAGGCGGGTGACGCGCTCGATCTCCTCGAAGGTCAGCAACTCCGACCGGGGCAGCCACTCCAGCCCCTCGGGCGGCATGCAATAGGTGCAGCGGAAGTTGCAGCGATCGGTGACGGAGATCCGCAGATCGCGGTGCACCCGACCGAAGGTGTCGACGAGTTGCTCCGCCATCCCCTCAGACTACCGGAGCCTCCGGCTGCGATGCCCATCGCCCCGCCAGCACGCCCGCGCCAAGGGGTCGCTCCGTCACCGCAGCCGGCCCCCGAACTCAATCCTGACGGCGCGCCTCGTGCAGGCGGATGAGTTCGACGGCATCGCCGCGGTCGGCGCCGTGCCCGTCAGGCAGGACCGCCAGGCCGTTGGCGGCTGCCAGGGACGAGAGCTGGTGCGAGCCCTGACCGCCGGCCGAGCGCACCTCGTAGCGGCCCCGGCGGTACGACCAGACCACGCGGGCGAAGTGGATCTTGCCGTCGGGATGGCGGCGCAGCGGGGCGGCGGCGGTCGCCTGCACGCGGGGGCGGTGCAGTTGGCTGTGTCCCATCATCCGCCGCAGGGCCGGGCGCGCCAGCAGCTCGAAGGACACCATGGAGCTGACCGTGTTGCCCGGCAGGCCGAACACCGGCGTGCCGCCCACCAGCCCGAAGGCGAAAGGCTTGGCCGGCTTGATGGCCACCTGCATCCAGGACATCTCTCCCATCTCCTCGAGGACCACCTTCACGCAGTCGTAGTCGCCCATGCTGACGCCGCCGCTGGTGAGGACCGCGTCGCACGTCGCCGCGCCGCGGGCGATGGTGGCCCTGATGACCTCGGGCTCGTCGCGCACCAACCCCAGGTCGACGCCTTCCAGCCCGGCCTCGCGCACCAGGCTGAGCAGCGAGTAACGGTTGGAGTCGCGCACCTGCCCGAGCGCCAGCGGCTCGGAGCTGTCAACCAACTCGTCACCGGTGGATATGACCCCCACGCGGGGGCGGCGAACCACGCTGATCGCATGGATGCCCAACCCGGCCAGCACACCCATGTGGGCCGGTTGCAGGACCTCGCCGGGCTCGAAGACGACCCTGCCCACCTCCAGGTCCTCTCCCGCCCTGCGGACGTGGTTGCCGACCGGGACGCTGACCTCGGCCACCATCCGGCCGCCACCGTCGAGCGCCCGGGTGCGTTCCACCATGATCACCGCGTCGGCGCCGGGCGGCATGGGGGCACCGGTCATGATCCGCACCGCCTGGCCCGGCCCCACGGCCACATCGGGCGCCCTCCCGGCTGCCAGCGTGTCCACGACCTCCAGGGTCACCGGGGCCGCCGCGGTGTCCGCGGAGCGGACCGCGTAGCCGTCCATGGCCGTGTTGTCGAACGCCGGGACCGCCTCGGCGGCGGCGACCGCGCCGGCGGTCACGTGGCCGAGAGCCTCGACCAAAGGGAGCGTGAGCGTCGGCAGTGGTGCGCAGCGGTCGATGACGACCTGCTGCGCCTCGGCGAGGGGGATCACGAAGTCGTGGCCTGCCGGCGCGTGAAGACGTTGGGGAGCCTGGCTTCCTCTCCCCTGGCGAGCCGCACGATATTGCGCCAGTGCATCGCCACGATCACCA
Coding sequences within:
- the moaA gene encoding GTP 3',8-cyclase MoaA codes for the protein MAEQLVDTFGRVHRDLRISVTDRCNFRCTYCMPPEGLEWLPRSELLTFEEIERVTRLLVERFGVHSIRLTGGEPTVRARLADLVAMLTPLGTDLALTTNGATLGLLAEDLAAAGLRRINISLDSLRAERFRELTLRDDLHRVLDGVDAALAAGLDPVKVNVVVMRGQNDDEILDFAGYGRRKGVEVRFIEYMPLDAEEGWRAGSVVSLAEITERIGAVHPFEAHRQGSEPASRFRYLDGQGFFGVVASVTRSFCGSCDRIRLTADGQFRNCLFGLKEYDLRGPLRSGAGDDELADIVRGAVGEKWAGHSIGKVHFVRPARSMSQIGG
- a CDS encoding molybdopterin molybdotransferase MoeA — its product is MIPLAEAQQVVIDRCAPLPTLTLPLVEALGHVTAGAVAAAEAVPAFDNTAMDGYAVRSADTAAAPVTLEVVDTLAAGRAPDVAVGPGQAVRIMTGAPMPPGADAVIMVERTRALDGGGRMVAEVSVPVGNHVRRAGEDLEVGRVVFEPGEVLQPAHMGVLAGLGIHAISVVRRPRVGVISTGDELVDSSEPLALGQVRDSNRYSLLSLVREAGLEGVDLGLVRDEPEVIRATIARGAATCDAVLTSGGVSMGDYDCVKVVLEEMGEMSWMQVAIKPAKPFAFGLVGGTPVFGLPGNTVSSMVSFELLARPALRRMMGHSQLHRPRVQATAAAPLRRHPDGKIHFARVVWSYRRGRYEVRSAGGQGSHQLSSLAAANGLAVLPDGHGADRGDAVELIRLHEARRQD